One segment of Candidatus Paceibacterota bacterium DNA contains the following:
- a CDS encoding DUF378 domain-containing protein yields MKNSALNWIVWILLVVGGLNWGLVGLGSFMGGNWNVVNWIFGSWPLVEGLVYVLVGLAAVLFVFSGRCRTCMPKGSQGGSAPMA; encoded by the coding sequence ATGAAAAATAGCGCTTTAAATTGGATTGTCTGGATTTTGTTGGTTGTCGGTGGTCTTAATTGGGGTTTGGTTGGCCTCGGTTCTTTCATGGGTGGCAACTGGAATGTCGTCAACTGGATTTTCGGTTCATGGCCACTTGTTGAGGGCTTGGTTTATGTTTTGGTCGGTCTTGCTGCAGTTCTTTTTGTTTTCAGCGGCCGATGTCGTACCTGCATGCCGAAAGGTTCCCAAGGCGGATCTGCTCCGATGGCTTAG
- a CDS encoding UvrD-helicase domain-containing protein encodes MKNISEKLNPKQKEAVETIDGPVLIVAGAGAGKTKTLTWRILHLIKSGVDPEKILAITFTNKAAREMRDRVFELLKQGGVEIHNGKGPFLGTFHALGVKIIKENSKIFGLNRYFKIFDREDSKKAIKESLKNLGKKSDLSPGAILSLISKQKGELKTPEDFEEFSFEDSGFSYLPKEVVHVWREYEKILKRERALDFDDLLLKCEFLLRKDEILKKYHDLWHYIHIDEYQDTNKAQYEIAKRLAKDKRNICVVGDHDQCVYSFRGARFKNLIDFEKDYPEAKMIFLEENYRSSQNILNAANEVIKKNTLRPEKNLFTRNEIGDKLSLIEAENEIDEAAKIATLVKDLIQGGVSAKEIAVLYRANFQSRALEEVFMGEGLPYQVIGIKFFERKEIKDIVSYLRAALDWESFSDIKRIINVPPRGLGKTSLLKIFAGKESELNIGIKIKIKKFRDFLLEIKKESETKYPSELIRFVLEKSGLKNHLEKGGVEDIERLENILELVNFAGRYSYGNPSESLSKFLDDVSLATDEDSPEKPQENLKLMTAHAAKGLEFDYVFISGLEENLFPYERPNMRAEEKEEERRLFYVALTRARKKVFLSYAGRRGIFGNNVYNLPSSFIADIPGELIEFYNRSSNFINIEF; translated from the coding sequence ATGAAAAATATTTCTGAAAAATTAAATCCAAAGCAAAAAGAGGCGGTTGAAACGATTGACGGGCCGGTTTTGATAGTGGCCGGAGCCGGAGCCGGAAAAACCAAAACCCTGACTTGGAGAATTCTCCATCTTATAAAAAGCGGGGTGGATCCGGAAAAAATTCTGGCAATTACTTTTACCAATAAAGCCGCGCGGGAAATGAGAGATAGAGTTTTTGAACTCCTTAAACAAGGAGGGGTTGAGATTCATAATGGTAAAGGTCCGTTCCTCGGAACATTCCATGCATTGGGTGTAAAAATAATAAAAGAAAATTCAAAAATCTTCGGCCTAAACAGGTATTTTAAAATTTTTGACCGCGAAGACTCAAAAAAAGCTATAAAAGAGTCTTTGAAAAACCTTGGAAAAAAAAGTGATTTGTCTCCCGGCGCAATTTTAAGTTTAATCTCAAAACAAAAGGGCGAACTCAAGACTCCGGAAGATTTTGAAGAATTTTCGTTTGAAGATTCTGGGTTTTCATACCTACCAAAAGAAGTTGTTCACGTTTGGCGAGAGTATGAAAAAATTCTAAAAAGAGAGAGGGCCTTGGATTTTGACGATTTACTTCTAAAGTGTGAGTTTTTGTTGAGAAAAGACGAAATCCTTAAAAAATATCATGACCTTTGGCACTACATACACATTGATGAATACCAAGACACCAACAAAGCTCAGTATGAAATTGCCAAACGACTGGCAAAAGACAAGCGAAATATCTGCGTGGTCGGCGACCACGACCAGTGTGTTTACAGCTTCAGAGGTGCCAGATTCAAAAACCTAATTGATTTTGAAAAAGACTACCCGGAAGCAAAGATGATTTTTTTGGAAGAGAATTATCGATCAAGTCAAAACATTCTAAATGCCGCTAACGAAGTCATAAAAAAGAACACACTCCGGCCGGAAAAAAATTTATTCACCAGAAACGAAATAGGGGATAAACTTTCACTCATAGAAGCGGAAAATGAGATTGATGAAGCTGCAAAAATCGCCACGCTAGTCAAAGACCTTATTCAAGGCGGTGTTTCGGCAAAAGAAATCGCCGTGCTCTACCGAGCCAACTTTCAATCGCGGGCTTTAGAAGAGGTCTTTATGGGGGAGGGCCTGCCATACCAAGTTATTGGCATCAAATTTTTTGAAAGAAAAGAAATAAAAGACATCGTCTCATATCTAAGAGCGGCATTGGACTGGGAAAGCTTCTCGGATATTAAAAGAATAATAAATGTACCGCCAAGGGGCTTAGGGAAAACCTCTCTTCTGAAAATTTTTGCCGGAAAAGAAAGCGAGCTGAACATCGGAATTAAAATAAAAATTAAAAAATTTAGAGATTTTTTGCTGGAAATAAAAAAGGAGTCAGAGACAAAATATCCATCTGAATTAATCAGGTTTGTCTTGGAAAAAAGCGGGTTGAAAAATCATCTGGAGAAAGGTGGAGTTGAAGACATAGAACGCTTAGAGAACATCCTTGAGCTTGTGAATTTCGCCGGCAGATATTCTTACGGAAATCCCAGTGAATCATTGAGCAAATTTTTAGACGATGTTTCGCTCGCCACCGACGAAGATTCACCGGAAAAACCTCAAGAAAATTTGAAACTCATGACAGCGCATGCCGCCAAAGGTTTGGAGTTTGATTATGTCTTTATTAGTGGCCTTGAAGAAAATTTATTTCCTTATGAACGCCCAAATATGAGAGCGGAAGAAAAAGAAGAAGAAAGGCGTCTGTTTTATGTCGCCCTGACGCGAGCCAGAAAAAAGGTTTTTCTTTCTTACGCGGGTCGGCGGGGAATTTTTGGCAACAATGTCTATAACCTGCCTTCATCCTTCATCGCCGACATTCCGGGCGAATTGATAGAATTTTACAACCGGTCTTCAAACTTCATAAACATCGAATTTTAA
- a CDS encoding fibronectin type III domain-containing protein, with protein MNFLKTKAEKNFLFCSAMFLAMFCTLAPIQAKAQPHVPIDALQGTFLNTYGMNTAIATGANTAKEVGQVPGIYPLSPGVAASLAPTSHDFIARQISSGILGMVTSNIIKWVDSGFAGGSAFVTDPNNFFLGVADSVAGGFINSAGLESFLCSPFKTPEFGFDLRGLLNFKYNNQFESSRSRWSCTLSGALQNAESYANFTKPGGFSVGGWDGWFQIIQPQNNPYGAYSATEAELNSRIAGAQNTELMKLNWGDGFFSLTDDIGNIITPGKTIANSLDTALGTELRELETADSFDRILQSLSSQLITGALSSGGLKGAAQARADEKVPTRQYAPLTPENLKVLDTTWTTVRLGWDPAVGQIGSINYRVWRNDVSVVTTTETVFTDVGLFPNTEYTYQVSAFNDLEQESGRSMSVATSTLPL; from the coding sequence ATGAATTTCCTGAAAACCAAAGCTGAAAAAAACTTCTTATTCTGCTCGGCGATGTTTTTGGCGATGTTTTGCACGCTCGCCCCAATCCAAGCCAAAGCTCAACCACACGTTCCAATTGACGCTCTACAAGGAACTTTTCTAAACACCTACGGAATGAACACTGCGATTGCCACTGGCGCCAACACTGCAAAAGAAGTCGGCCAAGTACCAGGAATTTATCCCCTAAGTCCGGGAGTGGCCGCTTCACTCGCTCCGACAAGCCACGATTTCATCGCCCGACAGATTTCAAGCGGAATTTTAGGCATGGTAACAAGCAATATAATCAAGTGGGTGGATTCTGGATTTGCTGGTGGGTCGGCATTTGTTACCGATCCAAATAATTTCTTTTTAGGCGTTGCCGATTCTGTTGCTGGTGGGTTTATAAACAGCGCCGGCTTAGAGAGTTTCCTCTGCAGTCCGTTCAAAACTCCCGAGTTCGGCTTTGATTTAAGAGGCCTCTTGAATTTCAAATATAATAACCAATTTGAGTCGAGTAGATCGCGGTGGTCCTGCACCCTCTCCGGCGCGCTCCAAAATGCGGAAAGTTACGCTAATTTTACAAAGCCCGGTGGTTTTTCAGTCGGCGGATGGGATGGTTGGTTTCAGATTATCCAACCGCAAAACAATCCTTACGGAGCTTATTCGGCAACTGAAGCCGAGCTTAATTCCAGAATCGCAGGCGCCCAAAACACAGAGCTTATGAAATTAAACTGGGGCGACGGATTTTTCTCTTTGACCGATGATATCGGGAATATAATTACGCCAGGCAAAACAATTGCCAACAGTTTAGATACCGCCCTTGGAACGGAACTGCGGGAACTTGAAACAGCTGACAGTTTTGACCGTATTCTACAATCTCTTTCGAGCCAACTCATCACCGGCGCTTTAAGTAGCGGCGGATTAAAGGGGGCAGCGCAGGCCAGAGCTGACGAAAAAGTACCGACCCGCCAATACGCTCCCTTAACTCCTGAAAATTTGAAAGTTCTCGACACGACATGGACAACAGTTCGTCTTGGTTGGGATCCAGCAGTCGGACAAATCGGATCAATAAACTATCGGGTATGGAGGAATGACGTCTCTGTCGTAACTACAACAGAGACGGTATTTACAGATGTCGGCTTGTTTCCCAATACAGAATATACTTACCAGGTATCCGCGTTTAACGATCTTGAGCAAGAATCTGGTCGGTCAATGAGTGTCGCCACATCAACCCTGCCGCTATGA
- the rsmA gene encoding 16S rRNA (adenine(1518)-N(6)/adenine(1519)-N(6))-dimethyltransferase RsmA has protein sequence MRIKAKKTLGQNFLRNRKILKTMREAAEILPDDLVVEVGPGEGLLTEELLKQGSRVITIEKDDRFIPFLKEKFGAEISSGKLTIIHGDILEIDQSTYIKNSYKLVANLPYYITGKFLRKFLQSDNQPAAMVLMLQKEVAKRIVAQDKKESLLSISVKTFGNPKYIQTVRAKEFSPAPKVDSGIIAIKNISRDFFRKNQIAEEKFFEIIKVGFAEKRKILQKKFLIFAPKEKLEEVYKKCNITEKSRAENLTLENWGCLAKNFN, from the coding sequence ATGAGAATTAAAGCCAAAAAAACTCTCGGTCAAAATTTCTTGAGAAACAGGAAAATTTTGAAAACAATGAGAGAGGCGGCAGAAATCTTGCCAGACGATTTGGTGGTAGAAGTCGGGCCAGGAGAAGGATTGTTGACTGAAGAATTGTTAAAACAGGGGAGTAGAGTTATCACGATCGAAAAAGACGATCGTTTTATCCCGTTTCTAAAAGAAAAATTCGGGGCTGAAATTTCTAGCGGAAAACTTACAATAATTCATGGTGACATTTTAGAAATAGACCAAAGTACTTACATTAAAAATAGCTACAAATTGGTAGCTAATTTACCATACTACATAACTGGAAAGTTTTTACGAAAGTTTTTACAAAGCGACAACCAGCCAGCGGCCATGGTCTTAATGCTCCAAAAAGAAGTCGCCAAAAGAATAGTAGCCCAAGATAAAAAAGAAAGTTTATTGTCCATAAGCGTTAAAACCTTTGGTAATCCGAAATACATCCAAACAGTCCGAGCCAAAGAATTCAGTCCAGCGCCAAAAGTAGATTCGGGGATTATCGCCATAAAGAATATCAGCCGTGATTTTTTCCGGAAAAACCAAATCGCGGAAGAAAAATTTTTTGAGATTATAAAAGTCGGCTTCGCCGAGAAAAGAAAAATTTTACAGAAGAAGTTCCTGATTTTCGCGCCAAAAGAAAAATTAGAAGAGGTTTACAAAAAATGTAATATCACCGAGAAAAGCCGAGCCGAAAATTTGACTCTGGAAAATTGGGGTTGTTTGGCGAAAAATTTTAATTAG
- a CDS encoding TraR/DksA C4-type zinc finger protein produces MQKRNDLDLEHLRQKLEEEKKILIEELESVGRINPDNKEDWEARPAEIIVSSADANEVGDAYEAYRENASILNELEIRFNNVKNALKKIEDGSYGFCKISGEPIERDRLEANPAAETCKEHMNN; encoded by the coding sequence ATGCAAAAAAGAAACGATTTAGACCTTGAACACCTCCGACAAAAACTTGAGGAAGAAAAAAAGATTCTAATAGAAGAATTGGAGAGTGTTGGAAGAATAAACCCTGATAACAAAGAAGACTGGGAGGCAAGACCGGCAGAAATTATAGTTTCTTCGGCTGACGCCAATGAAGTTGGAGACGCCTATGAGGCCTACAGAGAGAACGCTAGTATTTTAAATGAGTTGGAAATCAGGTTCAACAATGTCAAAAATGCCCTAAAAAAGATAGAGGATGGTAGTTACGGTTTTTGCAAAATCTCTGGCGAGCCGATCGAGCGCGACCGGCTGGAAGCCAACCCTGCGGCCGAAACTTGTAAAGAGCATATGAATAACTAA
- a CDS encoding polyribonucleotide nucleotidyltransferase has product MDKKEYELDLAGQKLSVEFNNLADQANGSVMVRMGDTVILATSVISKYPKDNIDFFPLTVDFEEKFYAVGKILGGRFNKREGRPTEEAILSGRIVDRTIRPLFEQHIRHEVQVIITVLSLGEYDPDVLAVIGASLALGTSKVPWNGPVSAVRIGKNQDDSRLKVNPTYKEREENSIADILCCGKENSINMIEVGALEIKEGELAEAFELALTEINKLQEFQKNIIKEIGQEKMLVEKAEFPKELTEVFDKHIKEKMSEYLFSGSKEKISELGEIWIETFVKEAPGIDINLAKEYYEEKTNELIHKEAIEKEKRADGRKLDEIRPIFAKAGGISPILHGSGIFYRGGTHVFSALTLGGPSDSQIIDAMEFQSQKRFMHHYNFPPFSTGETGRVGGFNRRMIGHGALAEKALSAVLPSKEDFPYTIRLVSECFASNGSTSMASVCAGTLALMDGGVPIKRPVAGIAVGLMMENEEKYKILTDIQGPEDHHGDMDFKVAGTREGITAVQMDVKVHGVPLKILIEALQKGKEARLQILDKIESEIIKPREKISPNAPEIVIVKIKPDQIGLVIGSGGKTINQIREATETEIDIEDDGSVFITGKNGGAEKAAIIVREMTKEYKAGEKYIGEITKIVEFGAFVKIGVNAEGLLHISEIAPTRIERIEKVLSLGEKIPVIIKEIDERDRIKLSLKEADPDFIKNKLSNNDSRKPEMDTGRK; this is encoded by the coding sequence ATGGACAAAAAAGAATACGAGCTTGATCTCGCCGGTCAAAAGCTATCAGTTGAATTCAATAATTTGGCCGATCAAGCCAATGGTTCGGTAATGGTACGAATGGGTGACACCGTAATTCTGGCAACATCCGTAATCTCAAAATACCCCAAAGACAACATAGATTTTTTCCCTTTAACCGTTGATTTTGAAGAAAAATTCTACGCTGTCGGCAAAATTCTAGGCGGACGTTTTAACAAAAGAGAGGGGAGACCAACTGAAGAAGCGATCCTATCCGGCAGAATAGTTGATAGAACCATAAGACCGCTGTTTGAACAACATATTCGACACGAAGTTCAAGTCATCATCACCGTTTTGTCGCTCGGCGAATACGATCCGGATGTTTTAGCAGTTATTGGTGCCTCTTTGGCTTTGGGCACCTCAAAAGTTCCGTGGAACGGGCCAGTCAGCGCTGTCAGAATCGGCAAAAACCAAGACGATTCTCGCTTAAAGGTAAATCCGACTTATAAAGAGCGCGAGGAAAATTCTATCGCTGATATTCTCTGTTGTGGAAAAGAAAACAGCATAAATATGATTGAGGTTGGAGCATTAGAGATAAAAGAAGGCGAACTCGCCGAAGCTTTTGAGCTAGCTTTGACAGAAATCAATAAACTCCAAGAATTTCAAAAAAATATCATAAAAGAAATCGGCCAAGAAAAAATGTTGGTGGAAAAAGCCGAATTTCCAAAAGAATTGACTGAAGTTTTTGACAAACATATCAAAGAAAAAATGTCGGAATATCTTTTTAGCGGTTCTAAGGAAAAAATCTCCGAACTAGGAGAAATATGGATTGAAACTTTTGTTAAAGAAGCGCCAGGAATTGATATTAATTTGGCCAAAGAATATTACGAAGAAAAAACCAACGAACTTATCCACAAAGAGGCAATTGAAAAAGAAAAACGAGCTGATGGTAGAAAACTTGATGAAATCCGGCCGATTTTTGCTAAGGCCGGAGGAATTTCACCAATTCTCCACGGATCAGGAATTTTCTACCGAGGCGGAACGCATGTTTTCTCGGCTTTGACGCTCGGCGGGCCAAGCGACTCGCAGATAATAGATGCCATGGAATTCCAATCCCAGAAAAGATTTATGCATCACTACAACTTCCCGCCATTTTCAACAGGCGAAACCGGACGAGTTGGCGGTTTTAACCGACGAATGATCGGCCACGGCGCTTTGGCAGAAAAAGCTTTGTCTGCCGTCTTGCCGAGCAAAGAAGATTTTCCTTACACGATTCGTCTGGTCTCGGAATGCTTTGCTTCCAACGGCTCAACCTCAATGGCTTCAGTCTGCGCCGGCACTTTGGCCTTAATGGACGGCGGAGTTCCAATAAAAAGACCGGTGGCCGGCATCGCAGTCGGACTTATGATGGAAAATGAAGAAAAGTATAAAATCCTGACCGATATTCAAGGCCCAGAAGACCATCATGGGGATATGGATTTCAAAGTTGCCGGCACGCGAGAAGGGATCACAGCCGTTCAGATGGACGTCAAAGTCCACGGTGTACCACTCAAGATTCTGATAGAAGCACTCCAAAAGGGTAAAGAAGCGAGATTGCAAATCTTAGACAAAATAGAAAGTGAAATTATTAAACCTCGTGAAAAAATTTCACCAAATGCTCCGGAAATTGTCATAGTCAAAATAAAGCCGGATCAAATTGGACTAGTCATCGGCTCTGGCGGCAAAACCATAAACCAAATCAGAGAAGCTACCGAGACGGAAATTGACATTGAGGACGACGGTAGTGTCTTCATCACCGGCAAAAACGGCGGGGCTGAAAAAGCCGCAATTATTGTTAGGGAAATGACAAAAGAATATAAAGCTGGGGAAAAATATATTGGCGAAATAACAAAAATCGTTGAGTTCGGGGCTTTCGTAAAGATTGGAGTAAACGCCGAGGGCTTATTACATATTTCGGAAATCGCGCCGACAAGAATTGAAAGAATAGAAAAAGTTTTAAGTCTAGGAGAAAAAATACCTGTTATAATTAAAGAGATTGACGAAAGAGACAGGATAAAGCTTTCACTGAAAGAAGCTGATCCGGATTTCATAAAAAACAAATTATCAAACAATGACTCTAGAAAACCAGAAATGGACACCGGAAGAAAGTAA
- a CDS encoding GspE/PulE family protein — translation MLEKISNLSFKKEDGGSDILEILIKEAFELNASDIHIDPTSTYLNIRFRIDGGLYRLPSVDLEKHSEIISRIKILAGLRIDERRKAQDGRMRLEFPGGKFVDIRISMVPSFHGESAVLRMLYDRDEAMNLSFLGFGDENLLKIERAIKKTGGMILSTGPTGSGKTTTLYSILKVLNREDVSIVTIEEPVEYSIPNIRQIQVDYGCQLNFANGLRSILRQDPNIIMVGEIRDKETAQIAVNAALTGHLLLSTLHTNDSVATLPRLIDMGVEPFLLASTFNLAINQRLVKKICQNCKAEMEIKDKQKRSLEELLGQALPDSPFYKGLGCEMCHKSGYSGRTLVAEVLSVDEEIRRLVIDKKSAGEIRRIAIKNGMTPLLHDGILKASLGITTLEEALRVGYE, via the coding sequence ATGTTGGAAAAAATTTCCAACCTGTCTTTTAAAAAGGAAGATGGCGGAAGCGACATCTTAGAGATTTTGATAAAAGAAGCTTTTGAGTTGAATGCTTCAGACATCCACATTGATCCGACAAGTACCTATTTGAATATTCGTTTCAGAATAGATGGTGGCTTATACAGACTACCCTCTGTTGATTTGGAAAAACATTCTGAAATCATTTCTAGAATTAAGATTTTGGCTGGTTTGCGGATTGACGAAAGAAGAAAGGCGCAAGATGGGCGGATGCGCTTGGAATTTCCAGGTGGTAAATTTGTTGATATCCGAATTTCAATGGTCCCCTCTTTTCACGGTGAGAGTGCTGTTTTAAGAATGCTCTATGATCGGGACGAGGCAATGAATCTTTCCTTTTTAGGTTTTGGAGACGAGAATCTTTTAAAAATAGAGAGGGCGATAAAGAAGACTGGGGGTATGATTTTATCAACGGGTCCGACTGGTTCGGGGAAAACCACCACCTTATATTCCATACTTAAGGTCTTGAATAGAGAAGATGTTTCAATCGTTACTATAGAGGAACCGGTTGAATATTCTATCCCAAATATAAGGCAGATTCAGGTTGATTACGGTTGCCAATTAAATTTTGCCAATGGTCTGCGCTCTATTTTGCGGCAAGACCCAAATATAATAATGGTTGGTGAAATTCGTGATAAAGAAACTGCCCAAATTGCTGTTAACGCAGCCCTTACTGGTCACCTCTTACTCTCAACTTTGCACACCAACGACTCCGTGGCCACCTTGCCACGGCTCATTGATATGGGCGTTGAACCTTTTCTCTTGGCGTCAACTTTTAATTTGGCAATCAACCAAAGACTTGTCAAAAAGATTTGTCAAAATTGTAAAGCTGAAATGGAGATAAAAGATAAACAAAAGCGCTCGCTTGAGGAACTTTTGGGTCAAGCTTTACCCGACTCACCCTTTTACAAGGGTTTAGGATGTGAAATGTGCCACAAAAGCGGATATTCTGGTCGGACTTTGGTTGCAGAAGTTTTAAGCGTGGATGAAGAAATTCGCCGGCTTGTTATCGATAAAAAATCAGCCGGGGAAATCAGGCGAATAGCGATAAAAAACGGGATGACACCACTACTTCACGATGGAATTTTAAAAGCTTCTCTTGGTATCACTACATTAGAAGAGGCTTTGCGTGTTGGTTATGAATAA
- a CDS encoding peptidoglycan DD-metalloendopeptidase family protein, producing MLLLVAVSVPFLAQAKIISFVSNLFASGNEVWDKTAPNSQQMNLLEAPLSPFNSIGGGDVIIDGGALLVEGGLLSGQGDSLHEPGKISVYVVREGDSLSQIAKMFNVSVNTIRWGNDIKGNTIAPGQTLVILPISGIRHTVTSGDTLEKISSRYKGDVEEIIAYNNISKDSKLAVGEILVIPGGIIPESSPTVRTSSSSSGSQSRPSSGAPVYEGYYLRPISGGYRSQGIHGYNGVDLAASAGTSIMASASGVVTVSRNSGWNGGYGNYIVISHPNGTQTLYAHNRSNTVSVGEQVKQGQVIGYVGSTGRSTGPHVHFEIRGAKNPF from the coding sequence TTGTTGTTGCTTGTGGCGGTTTCTGTTCCTTTTTTAGCTCAAGCTAAAATCATTTCTTTCGTTTCTAATCTTTTTGCCAGCGGAAACGAGGTTTGGGACAAAACAGCTCCAAATTCTCAACAAATGAATTTACTTGAAGCCCCACTATCCCCTTTCAACTCAATTGGTGGTGGAGACGTTATTATTGACGGTGGTGCTCTGCTAGTTGAGGGCGGTCTTTTGTCAGGGCAAGGCGACAGCTTGCACGAACCTGGCAAAATAAGCGTCTATGTTGTACGCGAAGGAGATTCCTTGTCGCAAATTGCTAAAATGTTTAATGTTTCGGTCAATACTATACGTTGGGGTAACGATATAAAGGGTAACACTATAGCTCCCGGGCAAACTCTTGTGATTTTGCCAATTTCTGGCATTCGCCATACCGTAACATCCGGAGATACTTTAGAGAAAATCTCCTCCCGTTATAAAGGAGACGTGGAAGAAATTATTGCTTACAACAATATCAGCAAAGATTCGAAACTTGCCGTAGGTGAGATATTGGTAATTCCGGGCGGTATTATTCCTGAATCAAGTCCAACAGTGAGAACCTCTTCGTCTTCTTCTGGTTCACAATCTCGACCGTCTTCAGGCGCGCCGGTTTACGAGGGCTATTATTTAAGACCGATTTCAGGCGGTTACCGCTCTCAAGGTATTCACGGCTACAATGGTGTTGATTTGGCAGCTTCTGCAGGCACTTCAATTATGGCTTCGGCAAGCGGAGTTGTTACCGTCAGTAGAAATTCCGGCTGGAACGGCGGTTACGGTAATTACATAGTTATTTCACATCCAAATGGTACTCAAACTCTCTATGCTCACAACCGCAGTAACACTGTCTCTGTCGGCGAACAGGTAAAACAGGGTCAGGTTATCGGTTATGTTGGTTCAACAGGAAGATCAACCGGTCCGCATGTCCACTTTGAAATTCGTGGAGCTAAGAATCCGTTTTAG
- a CDS encoding YifB family Mg chelatase-like AAA ATPase, which translates to MAFAKVFSAQNVLLKAKIISVEIDLSKGLNSFSIVGLPDKAVEESKDRVSAAIKNTGFSSPKTKNQKVIVSLAPADLKKEGPIFDLPIALGYLLAAEEIKFNPDKKLFLGELSLNGELQPLKGVLPLAEEARNQGFEEIYLPKGNAKEAGLINGLKIFGAKNLKEVVAHVNEKKSEKFEEEHWQAKITPQPKTKFNTEARYYSIDFADVRGQESAKRGLEIAAAGGHNVSMYGPPGTGKTMLAKAFAFLLPPMSFEEILEITGIHSVAGSLREPLIVHPPFRSPHHTSSHVSIVGGGGQIPKPGEITLAHRGVLFLDEFPEFDRRVVESLRQPLEERVINVSRSKGSALFPADFILIAAMNPCPCGNFGVKGKDCLCPPSAISRYQRKISGPIMDRIDLWLEVSKVDYEKLSEQRKESETEKIKERVVKARKFQQDRFEKLGLKNIKTNSRLSAKNLIEYLTIPEELQKKFNDIARKLDLSARSYHKVLKLSRTIGDLEESEEIKENHLLEALQYRPKKINDF; encoded by the coding sequence ATGGCGTTTGCAAAAGTATTCAGTGCCCAAAATGTTTTACTGAAAGCCAAAATTATCAGTGTTGAGATAGATTTATCAAAAGGTTTAAACTCTTTTTCAATTGTTGGTTTGCCCGACAAAGCAGTAGAAGAATCAAAAGATCGTGTTTCAGCTGCAATAAAAAACACAGGATTCAGCTCACCTAAAACCAAAAATCAAAAAGTTATTGTCTCCCTGGCCCCAGCCGACCTAAAAAAAGAAGGGCCAATTTTTGATTTGCCGATTGCCCTAGGATACCTTTTGGCCGCAGAAGAAATCAAATTTAATCCAGACAAAAAACTATTTTTGGGAGAATTATCGTTGAACGGCGAACTTCAACCACTGAAAGGGGTTTTGCCATTAGCTGAAGAAGCTAGAAATCAAGGATTTGAAGAAATTTATTTGCCAAAGGGAAATGCTAAGGAAGCCGGATTGATAAATGGGCTAAAAATCTTTGGTGCCAAAAACCTAAAAGAAGTGGTTGCGCACGTCAACGAAAAAAAGAGTGAGAAATTTGAAGAAGAGCACTGGCAAGCAAAAATTACACCCCAACCAAAAACCAAATTTAATACGGAAGCAAGGTATTATTCAATTGATTTTGCTGATGTTCGCGGTCAAGAGAGTGCCAAACGTGGTTTGGAAATTGCTGCCGCCGGCGGACATAATGTTTCTATGTATGGCCCGCCGGGCACCGGCAAAACCATGTTGGCCAAAGCTTTCGCCTTCCTTCTACCACCAATGTCTTTTGAAGAAATTCTGGAAATCACCGGAATCCATTCGGTGGCCGGCAGTTTGCGAGAGCCATTAATTGTTCATCCGCCGTTCCGTTCACCCCACCACACATCATCACACGTCTCTATTGTTGGCGGTGGAGGACAAATTCCCAAACCCGGCGAAATAACCCTAGCTCACCGCGGTGTTCTTTTCTTGGACGAATTTCCAGAATTTGACCGACGAGTTGTAGAATCCCTGCGTCAACCACTTGAAGAAAGAGTTATAAACGTTTCTCGAAGTAAGGGTTCGGCACTTTTCCCGGCTGACTTTATCTTGATCGCCGCCATGAACCCTTGCCCCTGCGGAAATTTTGGAGTTAAGGGTAAAGATTGTCTTTGCCCACCAAGCGCAATCAGTCGTTATCAAAGAAAAATTTCAGGGCCAATCATGGATCGGATTGATTTATGGCTTGAAGTCTCAAAAGTTGATTATGAAAAACTTTCGGAGCAAAGAAAAGAAAGCGAGACAGAAAAAATCAAAGAACGAGTCGTCAAAGCCAGAAAATTTCAGCAAGACAGATTTGAAAAACTTGGTTTAAAAAATATAAAAACCAATAGTCGGCTTTCAGCTAAAAATTTGATTGAATATTTGACGATTCCGGAAGAATTACAAAAAAAATTTAACGACATTGCCCGAAAGCTTGATTTATCAGCTCGGTCGTACCATAAAGTCTTAAAATTATCACGCACGATTGGCGACCTTGAAGAGTCGGAGGAAATAAAAGAAAACCACTTACTTGAGGCCCTGCAATACCGGCCGAAAAAGATTAACGATTTTTAG